In the genome of Oryzias melastigma strain HK-1 unplaced genomic scaffold, ASM292280v2 sc00537, whole genome shotgun sequence, one region contains:
- the LOC112139565 gene encoding complement C3 (The sequence of the model RefSeq protein was modified relative to this genomic sequence to represent the inferred CDS: added 152 bases not found in genome assembly) has product MEPVERVNDAQTDTTIFIEIETPEGIIMPLDPVSLESGMHSGEYQLNEIVSLGLWKIVAKFQSNPQESFSANFEVKEYVLPSFEVKLSSLRPFFYVDSETLEINIRARYLFGQEVNGNAYVVFGIIDQGQKKSLPDSLSQVPIENGEGNVVLKREQITKTFPDINQLVGSSIFVSVSVLTDSGSEMVEAELRGIQVVTSPYTITFKKTPKYFKPGMPFDVVVEVLNPDESPAENIPVVVTPGHVRGFTAAKGMARLTINIVTQDHGQLIIAKTDDPNTSLERQAEATMEAKQYTTNSRTYIQIGIDTPEVKLGDNLKINLILNKPTSGSKDITYLITSRGQLVQFGRYKTIGQVLISLIVPVTKEMLPSFRIVAFYHPSDNEVVSDSVWVDVKDSCIGSLKLEPRGPAAVYEPRDGFGLKVSGVPGATVGLVAVNKGVYVLNSKRRLTQKKIWDEVEKYDTGCTPGGGKDGLSVFYDAGLLFESSTASGTAYRQGKHNFPMSVNILCKVKSLEIQNLELFQV; this is encoded by the exons TCTTGGACTTTGGAAAATTGTGGCAAAGTTCCAGAGCAACCCACAGGAGAGCTTCTCTGCAAATTTCGAGGTCAAAGAATATG TGCTCCCCAGCTTTGAGGTCAAGCTCTCTTCCCTGAGACCTTTCTTCTACGTAGACAGTGAGACTTTGGAAATTAACATTAGAGCCAG GTATCTTTTTGGTCAAGAAGTGAATGGGAATGCCTATGTAGTGTTTGGGATCATCGACCAAGGCCAGAAGAAGAGCCTCCCTGACTCTCTATCTCAAGTTCCG ATTGAGAACGGAGAAGGAAACGTTGTGTTGAAGAGGGAACAGATCACAAAAACCTTTCCAGATATCAATCAGCTTGTGGGCTCCTCCATCTTTGTTTCTGTTAGCGTGCTGACAGACAGTG GCAGTGAGATGGTGGAGGCAGAGCTCAGAGGCATCCAAGTCGTAACATCTCCTTACACCATCACGtttaaaaaaactccaaaatattttaaacctgGGATGCCCTTTGATGTGGTG GTTGAAGTTTTAAATCCAGATGAAAGTCCAGCAGAAAACATCCCAGTGGTTGTAACACCTGGTCATGTAAGAGGCTTTACTGCAGCCAAGGGCATGGCGAGGCTGACCATCAATATAGTAACACAGGATCATGGACAACTAATCATT GCAAAGACTGACGATCCAAACACTTCACTTGAAAGACAAGCTGAAGCCACAATGGAGGCAAAGCAATACACTACTAACAGCAGGACCTACATCCAAATTG GTATAGACACACCTGAAGTCAAATTAGGTGATAACCTGAAAATCAACCTAATTCTGAACAAGCCGACAAGTGGAAGCAAAGACATCACTTATCTG ATCACAAGCAGAGGTCAACTGGTGCAATTTGGACGCTATAAAACAATAGGCCAAGTGTTGATCTCCCTTATAGTTCCCGTTACCAAAGAGATGCTCCCATCTTTCCGGATCGTTGCCTTCTACCATCCCAGCGATAATGAAGTGGTGTCAGACTCCGTTTGGGTGGATGTTAAAGATTCGTGCATAGGCTCG CTGAAATTAGAGCCAAGAGGACCTGCTGCTGTCTATGAGCCCCGTGACGGGTTTGGTTTAAAGGTCTCTGGAGTTCCAGGTGCCACCGTGGGACTGGTGGCTGTAAACAAAGGTGTTTACGTCCTAAACAGCAAACGCCGGctcacacagaaaaaa atTTGGGATGAAGTGGAGAAGTATGACACTGGCTGCACTCCTGGTGGAGGGAAGGATGGCTTGAGTGTGTTCTATGATGCTGGGCTGTTATTTGAGTCCAGTACTGCATCAGGAACAGCTTACAGACAAGGTAAGCACAATTTTCCTATGTCAGTGAACATTTTATGCAAAGTAAAGTCACTTGAGATTCAAAATCTTGAATTGTTTCAAGTTTGA